The nucleotide window ACGCATAATTATCGCATGGAATAAGGAATCTAACTTTGTTGATCCAGAATCGAAATGGCTGGCGCAGTGACCTCACTTCTAGACTCCATAAAATTGGCGATACAGATTTACCCGGGCGCTCTAAGAAACACAACAGTTGCTTTGATAGTGTATGGATTAAACGAAATTGTCGAGAGCGAAGATTTCTTTCAGTGTCCAAACAAAAACTTCGCTCTGTATGCCAGCTGTTTTTTCGTGATCCCTGCCTTGTTCTTGATTGTGTCAACCATTTTCCTTCACAGTGGATTTTGGAAATTGGTTCGTGGATGCTGTAATAAAAAACCGAACACAGGAAAAGACGAGAATTGTTGGAGCTTTTTGCATCGTCGCTGCTATGCTCTTGTTGAAATCTTGTTTCAGAGTTTCGTGTCTGGATTTCTGTGGATTTTCTGGGCTTTATTACAGCGAAAATATTTCACCTGTGCTCGGCTCGGAGGGTCAAAGGAAGCAAAATTAATCAACGCTACATTTGAAGAGAGGCTGAAAATTGAAGCCGACTATGCCAACACTGGAAGAAATTCACAGATTGCTGCGTTGCTTTCGTTGGGGGGTGCGTTGATTGTGGCCTTCGTGGCCGTGAGTGTATATCGATGCCGCTTTCAGCCTGAATTCGGTTCCTTACCCAGCTCTTTCAAATGTGAGACGCTTAGGGCAGAGGCTGCTGTCCGGGCTTTTAAAGAAAACATGGAACAGCTTGCACAAGGACAAGGAAAGAGACGTGCTGATTTGTACTTTGCGAAAattaaggaaaaacaaaaaaaagatgatcCCCCGGACCTTCTTAAGGAAAAAGAACTCTCCGCGGAACTTCTTGAGGAGGCTTATGAAAACCTCACCACCGTGAATGAATTTAAGGAACAGTTCCCGCCTCTGGAAGACTTCAAGCATCTGCAAGCACAAGCAGCTGTCACCGCGTTTAAAGAAAGAGTTCAACAAGAAGGCAAACAGAAGGTCGAGCAACAATTTATGGACCTAACTTGGCACGGCTCCGTTACCGAGCCGTCATCAGTCGACGGAACACAGCCAAATACCGGGGAAAACGTTCCTACGGAAAGCTCGAGCAGAAGAAAGAGCGAATCAAAAGTTGGCAGAGGTGATGATATTGAAATGGAGGCTCAAAactaaactacagaatacagggccacttttgaaGGCCTATCTCTCTTAAGAGTCATACAAGTTGTGTTCAGGGTAAATAGTTAGTTCCTAATCGAGATAACAATGGAAATACCAGCCTTCCAATTTGTAGTAAATTTGCCACTATTCAAAGTGACgtatgctacgccgaatgtgacaaaatatcaagaccactaataaatgaatcaagtcaaacaattttcgaTCAAGTTGCCTAGAAAGagtatcaatttctttgttcactaaatcatacttcttgcaaGATGATATTACCTCTTTTATCGTACAACTCATGAATTCAATGTGCGTATCACGTGTACCTCGAATGTCAAGTTGGATGTTACGTAATTCAAGACGCTGCTTTTATTTGTAAATCGAGAggtgagacgacagcttttgatcaacaCTATTTTCGAGGGCGACTGAACACCAATAATTCCTTTACTTAGCCGTACATCACCCGCAAAGTGCGTTGATATTCTACAAGACGTCTTGCAAGGAATTCTGCAAGCCTTCCATCCAAATTCTCTTGACAGCATAGTCCACACTGCTGCAAAAGGGCaacaaaacctttgaaaaacgcCTCGGTGTTTGGGACGAAGAACCTGTTGGCAGCCTTTGGCAGCCATTATTGGTCTTCGGTCGCCCTAAAAACtagcgttgatcaaaagctgtcgtctcacttcttgatttataaaaaaacagtatttataaaaacagcgtcttgaattacataacatccAACTTGACATTCGAGGTACACGTGATACACACATTGAATTCATGAGTTGTACAATAGAAGAGGTAGTATCAATTGCAAGAAGTGTGATTTagtgaacaaagaaattgatactgattctaggcaacttgatcgaaaattgtttgacttgattcatttattagtggccttgatattttgtcacattcggcgtagcatagAGTGACGTAAACATACCTTCGAGATCCTTTTATTCAGTGATTCAGTTATTT belongs to Acropora muricata isolate sample 2 chromosome 9, ASM3666990v1, whole genome shotgun sequence and includes:
- the LOC136929610 gene encoding uncharacterized protein isoform X1, with the protein product MAGAVTSLLDSIKLAIQIYPGALRNTTVALIVYGLNEIVESEDFFQCPNKNFALYASCFFVIPALFLIVSTIFLHSGFWKLVRGCCNKKPNTGKDENCWSFLHRRCYALVEILFQSFVSGFLWIFWALLQRKYFTCARLGGSKEAKLINATFEERLKIEADYANTGRNSQIAALLSLGGALIVAFVAVSVYRCRFQPEFGSLPSSFKCETLRAEAAVRAFKENMEQLAQGQGKRRADLYFAKIKEKQKKDDPPDLLKEKELSAELLEEAYENLTTVNEFKEQFPPLEDFKHLQAQAAVTAFKERVQQEGKQKVEQQFMDLTWHGSVTEPSSVDGTQPNTGENVPTESSSRRKSESKVGRAYKVAPYSFNSTPEEG
- the LOC136929610 gene encoding uncharacterized protein isoform X2, whose amino-acid sequence is MAGAVTSLLDSIKLAIQIYPGALRNTTVALIVYGLNEIVESEDFFQCPNKNFALYASCFFVIPALFLIVSTIFLHSGFWKLVRGCCNKKPNTGKDENCWSFLHRRCYALVEILFQSFVSGFLWIFWALLQRKYFTCARLGGSKEAKLINATFEERLKIEADYANTGRNSQIAALLSLGGALIVAFVAVSVYRCRFQPEFGSLPSSFKCETLRAEAAVRAFKENMEQLAQGQGKRRADLYFAKIKEKQKKDDPPDLLKEKELSAELLEEAYENLTTVNEFKEQFPPLEDFKHLQAQAAVTAFKERVQQEGKQKVEQQFMDLTWHGSVTEPSSVDGTQPNTGENVPTESSSRRKSESKVGRGDDIEMEAQN